From the Arthrobacter sp. KBS0703 genome, the window GCGTGGAGGTCTACCCTGGCTAGAGCGCCACGCCGATCAGCAGCGGCTCCGGGTGGAGTTCAATGCCAAAACGCCCGACGACGCCGGCGCGCACCTCGCGCGCGATCGCCAGCATGTCCGCGGCGCTGGCGGAACCCCGGTTAGTGATGGCCAGGGTGTGCTTGGTGGAAAGCGAGGCCCTGCCGCCGGAGACGCTGCCGGCCTCCAGGCCGAAGCCCTTGCCGAACCCGGCCTGGTCGATCAGCCAGGCGGCAGAGAGCTTCACGAGGCCGTCGGAACCGGCCGGATACTGCGGCGCGCTCTCCGGGAGGCCGGCTGCTACACCGGCGGGGACGATGGGGTTGGTGAAGAACGAGCCGGTGGAGTAGGTATCGCGGTCGGCGGGATCCAGCACCATGCCCTTCGATGCGCGCAGCCGGAGGACCTCGCGCCGGACGTCGTTGGCGTAGGCCCGCTGGCCCTGCTCGACGCCGAGGACCCTGGCCAGTTCGGCGTACCGGATGGGCGCGCTCATCCGGCCCAGCGGCAGCTGGAACTCGACAGTGAGCACCACATAGCGCGGGGAACCGTTGACGGTGGTCTGCTTAAGGATGGAGTCCCGGTAGCCGAACTTGAGCTCCGAGCTGGTGAAGGTCTTCACTGCGTTGCGTTCCCGGTCCCAGGTGCGGACCGCCGCGATGGTCTGCGCAACGTCCGCGCCGTACGCGCCCACGTTCTGCACCGGCGTTGCGCCGGT encodes:
- a CDS encoding UDP-N-acetylmuramate dehydrogenase encodes the protein ADAAGEPVLIIGGGSNLLISDDGFPGTVVRIASEGFKVNAEDSCGGVAVVVQAGHNWDALVQHAVLHAWSGIEALSGIPGATGATPVQNVGAYGADVAQTIAAVRTWDRERNAVKTFTSSELKFGYRDSILKQTTVNGSPRYVVLTVEFQLPLGRMSAPIRYAELARVLGVEQGQRAYANDVRREVLRLRASKGMVLDPADRDTYSTGSFFTNPIVPAGVAAGLPESAPQYPAGSDGLVKLSAAWLIDQAGFGKGFGLEAGSVSGGRASLSTKHTLAITNRGSASAADMLAIAREVRAGVVGRFGIELHPEPLLIGVAL